In Lysinibacillus sp. 2017, the DNA window TAGATGAGAGACCATGGCTCTCGTCTAGTCTTTTTTCTGTTTTAAAATAGCTACTTTGCAAATGATTGTCAAATGAAATGGACTCAGATACTATGGTTATTGTAAGAATTGTTTATTAATTATGATAGTGTTATTTTGAAATATCAAAATAGGGGATGAGTTCATGGATTATATAATACATAACGAAGATGGCGTATTAACATTTACGATCAATCGGGAAGAAAAACGAAATGCCATTAACTATGCTGTAATGGATGGTTTAAAGGAAGTAATCACCTATATTAAAGAACATGAGGATGTGCGTTTTTTAGTCATTACTGGTGCAGGTGAAAAATCATTTTGTTCTGGTGGAGATTTAGCAGAATTTCATAATCTTGAAACAGAAGAACAAGCTTTTGGTATGTTAAGTAAGATGGGGAATATCTTATACGAATTAGCAACTTTACCAGTTCCGACGATTGCACTTATAAATGGTGCTGCTGTTGGTGGAGGCTGTGAAATTGCAACAGCTTGTGATTTTCGTTTAATGGCTTCTCATGCAAAGGCTGGCTTTATACAAGGGTCACTCGCGATAACATCTGGTTGGGGCGGCGGAACGTATTTGTTTGAGCGAGGCTTACGTCATGACCGGGCGTTGAAAATGCTCGTAGATGCAAAACCATATGATGCACAAACATTATTGGATATTGGCTGGGCGATGCGTGTTTATATAGAGGGAACAAAAGAGCAAGCGCT includes these proteins:
- a CDS encoding enoyl-CoA hydratase/isomerase family protein, whose amino-acid sequence is MDYIIHNEDGVLTFTINREEKRNAINYAVMDGLKEVITYIKEHEDVRFLVITGAGEKSFCSGGDLAEFHNLETEEQAFGMLSKMGNILYELATLPVPTIALINGAAVGGGCEIATACDFRLMASHAKAGFIQGSLAITSGWGGGTYLFERGLRHDRALKMLVDAKPYDAQTLLDIGWAMRVYIEGTKEQALADFIEHMAKVHPSVHQAYKEIELRKWRERNMYERVMQEIAVCAKLWESEAHHVAVNNFLNKSKK